atgtaCTCATATTAAAGTACTTGGATGGAACAGGCATATCGGTGGCGTTTCTTATGTCAAAATCAATTATGAATATACACAAGGAGGTAGTGCAGTTGTTGTAGAAGATCTTATGTGCATACTTGTATGTTTTCCTTCAGTGTGCGAGGGGCTTTAACGTAAACCTTCTACCGTCTAAATACTTTTCCCCCCGATACTaacgtcaagtattccgtcgggatgTGGAATGAGCACTAGGCTCTACGTCTCTCGAGGGCACGTTAAAATTCTTGCAAAGCCACTCGGCATTCGATAAGCTGGAACTAAACCGTATTGTTTCCGTAAACTAAAACTTAAAACTTGTTGACTGCACTGACTCAATATCTTAAACTTTCATTGCAGATaattgaaataattaatttaccatctctagaaaatcgtagagtattactggGCGTTTTATTCATTCATAAGCTCATTATCAGCGTTATTGACTTCCCTGACCTAATCAatcaactaaattttgctgttcctgctaGGGTCTCAAGtcattttgtgttttttaattTACCTCTATGTCGGCAAAATTTCTCCAGAAATAGTCCCCTGCGTCACTGTTGCTCACGTTTCAATGATCTTTATAACTGCATTAgccttgaatgttcgtttgccacTTTACATACTGCCATAATCTtaggtttagcctgatatttaaattttattttttttcacatcaAAAAGAAACTCcgtaaaaaatttattataaagcAAAGTTACTAcggaacaaaaaattttataatcacGTGTTTAAAGACGCAAAAACAAatgataatatatttttaattttgttattattttgtacaGCGCGCTCTATTCCCACGTCACTTTCGAAATATGTTGCATCATCAACATTCATTCAGCGGCATTATCGTattaaaaagtacaaatcagcatTTTTGCTtgagtttttacttttttttttttgttctttttgtaaattgtttgcaaattttgtttacgacacaaaaatatatatacgcTGTcgcatatttttatatataaaagtacATATGTTTGACCGAATTGCCGGTAATTAACAagttaaaaagaaagaaaaatttaaacaaatttgcgaATGTTACGAAAAAAATAAATCAATGGAACAAAATGAGACTCGTTTTTGAAACGTAATACTTTTCTAGTTGTGATATTATGCGTTATTACAGATTGAATCTAAATCTTTTCTGCTTGGGGTAAATGATTCGACAACGACGTTCACATAACCATATCTGCAAAAATGCATTTGCTATAGAAGGTTCTTTTCCGAATCGTTAGACCCAAAGTTTCAAATACTAGTACTCTTTGATAGTCGCTATAGATTCACCAGTTCAGAGCTATAGAAAATGTATTGCAGCGAGGAACAGTATCCACCGCCGTTAAACTCGATATTGAAAACATGTATAATAATATGAAGCCGAAACTGCACTGATTCCGAGTGTACTAGACGTGCACGAGTTCAGAACTAGATATTTTCATTACAGTGCATTATTGAAAATTAAACGAGCTAACGTCAGCCGAAAATTATGCTTCAAAAATGCTACCACAGTTAAGATAAAATCCCAGCAGTATAAAGACTGTGTGATATGAGTGGTAAGAAAAATATGAGCATTGATTTGAAAGTGATGATTCGAAGAATTTTTTCTAAGCGTATGAATGAAACTGTATCGTTTAaaaatagtatatacatatatccaatTTTTAGTGATTTGAATCCAAAACAAGTTTTGAAGCCCCATGCAAAATATTTTAGTATCACTCGGCGGACTTTTGGTGGCGCTGCGTAGATTGGTTGATTGCATCAAACTGCAATCATGTTCAGGGCCTAAAAGACGAGTGGGGATTTTGCTTTTTAGTAATAAATTGCATTTTTCGAGGTTGCTGATAATTCTACCATTTTGTAAGATCCTTAAAAACCAGCAGATAAATATTGATATGCACTAAATAAAATCAAAACCgcagtataaataggctttttgaccattatttgcttagtgcaaagttaaattaaactccactatttcggctcaacgtttcgctaagcaccttagcttcttcaggagcgaaactgaatttatttagtaatttttatcacaaaccagtaattttataacaataacaatgtacataaaagaaagttattaaaagaaattttggttAGAATTAAGCAAACAGATTGTTTAGTAaaaaacttacatatataaatgtatgtatccgTAGATTACAtttggcgtcacaaattgcacaattttagtataaactaactaagttattcatgaaaattaaaagtataaaaatggtacTAGTAATATGTAGTACACTTGTCATTAAACTGGATTTTGATCATCAACCATAATTggtatgttttgttttttattaaaaattgtattattgtatttaataaaaaatcaaaaccttTTTTAAACAAAACGATGTCCAGGATTTATTGAATGTAAAATCAAGCAATTGAAGTTGAAAGCTAAATAGAAGTATATGAAAcgacttttgttatttttagtcGTTAGTACAGTACCATTTTCATTACTAAAGAAACCATTTATATGATTTTCTAAAGGCTGTGTCGCAGAACTGCTTCAGAACTTTCTGGGTTGGCGAAAAATCAACAATAACATTTGTTACAGAGTACTGAAACCACAGAATGACTATAATATACTCTATTATATACTGGCTTGCTTACCATACGAATTTGAACACATGATGTCCCATCTTGGCTTCTAGATCTTTATTATTCCTTCTAATTTCCATTTGAGCTCTACGGCGGTCTGTGTGCTAAAGAACACATAGTATTTGCCTTTTTTGGAAAAAGTCAAGATATAACTTTTAAAAGTTCCTTCTATTTTAAAGTCATAAATAATAgctaaaattttagaatatgtataaaagtcaaaaaataagtattcaatttttatttttattttagaacTCATAACCCTAACGATCCCTGGACAAAACCAAATGAACCGacttcaaaacacaaaataaTATCAGAAGGAATTAAAAAGGCTTTTTGAATCCATAATAATGATATCCCCATAATTGTTTTGTCTACAAGATCACGCAATTAGCTTGTAAAGTATGCCGAATGTGCTTGCTTGACTTGGCGTACAAGGTGTTTCCATTTTGCGTAGAAAATTATACTGATACAAAATAGAtaacaatttgttgcaaaatacAGTATCACTTATATGTTTAAGGTTTACTTAAGTTATCTAATCTTCCAATCTAAAGTTCGTTCTCGCTTGGTATAGTGTTTGTCATACATTTGGCAGCGTAAAAATTTTACTGCTGGGATAAAATGAGCGAAAAAAGTACAAACAAACGACTTCGTATGAATGGCTGCAGTTGTGGTGACTTTTTCTAGTTTAGTATTGTATTCTTGCTCGTGAGAGAATAATATTTAACTCAAGATAAGTACACTACCGAAAAGCACAGAAAAATGAGCGAAAACATTTGATATTTCTTATTCTGCTAACTTAATATATTAAAGTGAGTGTTTGCTATAAGAAAAACAAGTTTGCATATCACTTTCACGTATTAACTTTTTCCTATCTAGTCCCGGAATTTTGTATTTATCAAATAGCAGCTacttttgcaaaaaaataaaaccaaacacTCTTATTCGCACATTGACCAATTCTATCAACAAAGTTGCCGACCAGCAATTCACCACAGTGAGTGTAGATGACAAGACGGGCATTGCCACTCTTACGTTCAATCGACCGCCAGCCAATGCACTCAATGCACTATTCATGAACGAAATACAGCGTGCCATTCATAATTTAGAACAATCGAAATGTCGTGGCCTCATACTAACTTCCGCATCAAATCGTATATTTAGCGCAAGACTAGATTTGAAAGAATGTTACAAACCAGACACAAGAAGTTTGGAGGATTTTTGGTGCACTTTACAAAATTTATGGCGCACTCTCTTTTCTACCCCGCTCTTTACTGTAGCGCTGCTAAATGGACACGCAATGGCGGGGGGTTGCATATTAGCTGTTGGCAGTGAATATCGCATTATGCTGCCTAACTTCAAAATCGGTCTAAATGGTACTATGGCTGGACTAGTTGTACCTACGGGGTTGATAGATACTTATGCAAATGTAATGCCATGCAGGCGTGTTGCTGAACTTGATCTTACATCAAGTCGCATCTATAATAGTGATGAGGCGCTCAAAGCAGGTCTTATAGATGAATTGGCTAATAGCAAAGAGGAGGCTTTAGAAAAGTGTGTGGCATTTATTAATGGATTTGGACAACGTACGCTGACTGCGCGCGCCATGACTAAACTTAAGTTTAgagagcaaattttgaaaaattttgaaataaatcgTCAACTCGATTTGGAATTGTTTATGACTACCATACAAAAATCTGCTATGCAAACTTATTTAGGTGAATACTTGCAGGGTTTGAAGGACAAGAAGAAGGTGAAAGCGTAGACTATGCGGTTGAAATGTCTTAAAaccaattgaaaataaaaatgaaatacttATTAATAAAAACTGTAATAACAGAATATAAATACAGATAAATTGAATTTCTCCTCCTTTTTTAGTAACAAGCTCAATATTTCTTTACTAATCCACTTTTTTGACACTCTTGAACAATTACAATAAGTTCATACACAAAACTTCAAACTCACAGCAAAAAAACAACAAGCCACTTAATAACTTTACAATATCACAATGCCACAATTTGActaaaaaagtttttgtaaagATTTGCATAAAATCATGAGTAGAAATCGCAAAGTGGCATTGCTCATATTGGTCGTAAACCTTTAGAATTGATTGTTACAATAGCAAACATACTTGCAACCGAGATTAAGTACATATTATCGCTGCAGTAACTAAAGTCGGCATCAAATTTCCATATTTGCGAATATTTGACTTTTGAGTGGCAAAGTTTGAAGAAATGCCTTGAGAGGTGTTGCTCATAAAGTTGGGGAGAAATTGCGTTTTGGCGGGTTATAAGTACGCTTTAAGTACATAAATTTACGgtaataataataagttacaaTTTTTGAGTGGGATTGCTAGGGTGAGACATGATTTCCTCACATCTGCTAGCTACAATAAATGTTAGACCAAATTGAAGGacacaatatataaaaaaatatgtattgcttCACTCTTTGTTACTATTCACCTTTAAATGTGTAATGTGCTGTGAATATATTACAATGAAAGTAAGATGTCAAATGGGTGAAACGCAAATGATAATTCTATATAATTTGCGAGTGATTACTATAAAAATTTACTTTACTACTTTTATACATATGAGCCATGGATATATGTGTGATGATGAAAGAAAGACATGATGTCGCGTAGACAAAACAAAGAAGATTCAACATCGTAGGCAGGATGTGACTTTGGTAATAAGGCGTGATGTCCTATAGAAAAAATACAAATTACGCGATGTCATAAATAGCATGAGATGTAAGATGCTACTTTGGTAATCAAGGCAAGGTATTAAGTAGACGAAACGCAACTGAGGTAATATCATAACGGGATATGGTTATATGATATGAAGTTCGATATGCGGATATTATATCGcgtagataaaataaaaatagaccTTCATAGTAAGACGTGATGTCCTATTAACAAAATAGAAATTAAGGAATTCATAAATAGGATATGGTTATATGAAGTAACTTTGCTAATTAAGGCAAATATCAAGTAAGCGACACGCAATTGTGGTTATATCATAGGCACTATAAAGGTTTATTATTACGGTTGATATAAAGCTGTGATAATATATGTATACAACACACAGGCTGTGAAATCATAGGATAGAAATGGTTATATGAAGTAAGTTCGATACAAAGGTGTGATTTTGGCAAACAGAATTAATGTTTTTTGGACAAAACATAAATTATTTGAGACATAAAATATAACTTTGATAAAGGCTTAATGACATGTACTAGAAAAGTAATGGATAGATGGTATATATCTTAGTAACTACATCCAAAGAATTGACGAAATTTATTGATATGATGTGACTTTGACAATGCAGGTGTTATGTGCTACCTACATGTACCTCATAACGCAAACGATGTGATGTCATAAGCAATATATAGGTTTATGATATGTCATGTAGGTATATGAAAATCGAGTGATGCAACTTTGTTACTTGTGATGtcatatgctatatatgtatatacaaatttccaACGACATGTCTTTACATATCTCGGTGTGATGATATTACATATCTAGAACTAAATAAGCACAATGTTCagaaaaaatgaaagaaatcagaGAAGCATATTTAGGCAGGCTGACATCGTCTAgatcataagaaaaaaataactttaaatttttgaaGACCCTTGATCTATATGTGCCACGCATGCTCCATGTATACCCCGTAACACAGTTCGCTATTAATATCGCAACTTTTGGAACTGAGAAAAGACGGTTAAGTTAACTTAAGAACCAGTTTTGATTCCACTATTGTATTTATACCTATTTGGGATTCCAGTGACCATCTGTGAAATCAGACCAACGCAAAAGCTTAAAGGTAGTACGGGGAGTAACACTTTTTTACAATAATTTATTGATATCCGTCTGTTCAGTAAATATCCTTGCTATACTGAGGCACGTACACTACTTTGTGATTAGATTTTTGAAGTACTTATGATTATGAGATATGATTATTCATCATGTGCTGTCATCCACTATATGTTATGATATGGGATATCAAAAGTAATGCATGATaatttaaaaacagaaaaacagaaaaatgGAAAACTACAATTGGAACTAAAATAATCAGTGTTAAAAAACCTTGTAAAGCATTTAAGACTTTTACAATTCAATCTAGTTTCCCTAGTCAACTTTAACCATTAAACCACCTTAAAAGACATACATTTTTAGCGACCGCACCGCGCTCGTTGTACGGAAATGTCAGCTGCCTCCATAATGTACGTGTTAAAGTATTCTATTCAATTAACAGACAACTCACTCACATTCAAACAAATATCATGAAATATCTAACTACATTCCACTGAATCATTAACACTAACACAGTATCCTTGACACAACTATCTATAGTCGTAATTAATGTATGGCAACAACAACTGTCACCAATAGCTCTACACTCATTTCGTTAAgtctttttgcatttttttaagtTCTACTGAGCTAACTAAGAGCGTTTCTTTAGTGGCGTCAGCAAACTCTTTACCCGTTGGCCACTAATAAACAAGTAGCTGTACTATGTACTTATTTCCACGCcagtgcacatacatacatacacaattaGTATATCATTGCAAATTTCCTACGTGTTAAACTCATTTACTATTCTGTTGAGTATTTATTAGCTGGCGGGCATGCTGTGACCTTCGTTTAGTAGCAAAATAAGAAGAATTATTATGTTAGCAAAGGTGATGTGGCTGTGCATGAGTGTGTGGGTGGAAAAATGAGGACGTTCAATGTTAGACTTagatgtgtgtgtgtatttgccGAAATCTCTAATTttcatttgtatttaatttgtcTTGTGCATACAAAATTTATGTGATTTCATAGTCAGTGAAATTGACCTTTAACTTTTTACTCGGAAAGAAACTTATGCAATATTTGTGTGATAAAGCTAGAAGGATGCTGCTGTTTAAGTTTTTTGTGTGTTGCTAATGTGCTAAGTTGATGATTCAATACTATTAGTTgcattatattatatataaaagaaaaagcTGCAGTTAATTAAGGAGATTTGTTATACATggaatttgtttaaatattttgaacTATCGTCAATATCAGCGATTTTCGAATCTAAATTTCCCAGTACttataatataaacaaaaaatttcttcACTATTTTTTAATGAAGATAGCTCAGAAAAATATACTAGATAAGCCAATCTACAAGACAAATATCAAGCCGCtttgttgaaataaaaataagggcttgagtaccaagtactcgtgaggtTCGAAGTGTAAGCTGGAGCTTGCCCAGAAGTCAAAGTTGAACCACATCTGTAATATCAACAGAAATAAATAATTTCTGTCACTTTCAGAGGAGCTACGCCAGTTTATCGATAACAATTGACTTTGCCAAGTTATCGCTTTATTGTCAGCTTATTATTGATAGTCGACTATTTTCCTCGAGTCTTCAGTTTgtcatcggcttgttatcggCGAGCCGTCGGCGTCTTATTAGTACGTTATCATACTAATTTTGCCGTGTTGCAGATGTGTAATTGGTATCTGTTTTATAACAAGCCGATGAGTCGTCGCTAATAAATTTGAATGGGATTCGATAGCTTTTTGGTATCAAACCGGTAACATTCTAATAACAGTTCGTAAAAATATCAACAACATTTAGATAACACgaggataaaaataaataaaactcccGCAAAAAATTGATACCTTAACGCTGAAAATctatcattttttgataacttttcaatTAATAATCGCTCATCGGATAATTTTTCGGTACCATTTCGACAAGTTTTCGAAATCTAATCGATGACTAATCGGTTACTCATTAATAACTTGTATTAGCCTTAGTGAGTGTATAACAGTTCGATAACAACAACAATCATTGATAACACGCCGTTGAAaacttcgatagcaaattgatagcaCCCAGTCTGGTTTCCGTTTCGCATTTTGTTTCATATCATTCCTTTCATCTCCTTCTCTTCACTTCCCTTTCCTAGAAATATTCTTCTTAAACATATTATTTGGAATATTTACTATATGCTGTCCGTATGAGGTTTAACAACTTAGACTATTAGGCAATACATGATATTCAAATCTCGTTCACTTACGCACTGATT
The DNA window shown above is from Eurosta solidaginis isolate ZX-2024a chromosome 2, ASM4086904v1, whole genome shotgun sequence and carries:
- the LOC137239045 gene encoding enoyl-CoA delta isomerase 1, mitochondrial-like, with protein sequence MRLVFETPGILYLSNSSYFCKKIKPNTLIRTLTNSINKVADQQFTTVSVDDKTGIATLTFNRPPANALNALFMNEIQRAIHNLEQSKCRGLILTSASNRIFSARLDLKECYKPDTRSLEDFWCTLQNLWRTLFSTPLFTVALLNGHAMAGGCILAVGSEYRIMLPNFKIGLNGTMAGLVVPTGLIDTYANVMPCRRVAELDLTSSRIYNSDEALKAGLIDELANSKEEALEKCVAFINGFGQRTLTARAMTKLKFREQILKNFEINRQLDLELFMTTIQKSAMQTYLGEYLQGLKDKKKVKA